Within the Senegalia massiliensis genome, the region CAGGTTTGTAAATTCATTATAGATAAATTCATACTTTCTGCACATACTTTACAGCCACAATAGCCAAGCACTATATTTATTCCAATAGTTCTTAAAAAAGTACTCTTCCCTGCCATATTTGAGCCTGTTACAAGTATTACTCTAGAAGGATCTTCTATATTTATACTATTAGCTACTCCTTTTCTTAAAAGAGGATGAGCTATACTTTTTGAATTAAAAATTGAATCTTTTTTTTCTATATTTGGAAATACCCAATCTCTATTATCAAAACTAAGTCCTGCAAAAGAACTTAATTCTTCTAAATCTCCTATTATATTAATCCATTTTTCAACATTATCCCCTGATTGTTCTTTCCATTTATATAAAGATATTAAACACTGATAATCCCATAAAAGTAATACATTTATAGGAAAGAAGATCATATTTTTTCGATTTAGAGATCTTTCAACTATTTTCTCAAGTTTTCTTAATTGATTAGAAGCATCTTCATTATCTTTATTTCTTAAACTATTTTTTAAATCTAAAATATATTTAGATTTAAAATTACCTTTTTCAAACTTTTCTATCATCTTTGTATAGGTTTTTATATCATCTCCATATTTATATATTTTGTCAAATTCCTTATTTAAGTTGTTAGAGTTAAGTGCTCTCATCAAAAATTGAATTGCTACAAATGATAATGCTACCATTTTTGGTATAGCTAAAAATACATATGCCCCTAAAAGTAAACTAATAGTTATTAATGGTAATATTTTTAAAAATATATTAGTGCTTTTTTTGGTATATATATCTTTTTTATGTTTCGCCCATGATATTATGTCTGTATTATCTCTATTACCCTTCTTTTCCTTCTCTATAGCTGATGCAGCAAATCTTTGTCGCCACCATCTCTTTTTTGATAACTCTTCTATAGCCTCTTGTCTACTTTTTATAACTTCTATATTACTAGGAGGATTCTTTAAAATATTTGCTAACTTTTCTTTCCCAATAGGAGTATATGTCCTATTTATATATTGAAAAAGTGAATTTTTACCAAATATATCTAAGTCATAGCTAAATCTATGATTCATATCAATAAACTCTTTTCCATCTTCTTTGAAATTTTTCCAATTCCAATTTAATCTTTCTATTCCATTACTATTTATATCTCGTATAGATGATATATATCTATGATAATTTTTTAAATCATTATGTATTTTTACAAGATATAAAAATAATAATAATGAAATAGTAAATAATCCCCATAATACTAAATCACCTAAATCTCTAGCTAAAAATATCCCTAGCATTATAATAACTGCAGCTGTTAAAAGTCTAATAGTACTAATTATATTCATTGTTTTATTTGTACTTTTTAATAAATTACTATATTTTGCTTTTCTTCTTTTATATATATTTATTGGCTCAACCAAAATTATATCCACCTTTCTTTTATCTCTATATAATAATTGTATCTAAAAAGGGTAAATATATCCATAAGAGATTTAATTTTTTGAAATTAATTTGGAGGTGAAGAAATTTGAGCATAGAAGGTTTTTATTTACTCCCCCACCCTCCTATAGTTATTCCAGAGGTTGGAAGAGGAGAAGAGAAGAGAATAAAAGAAACTTATGAAAGTTTAGAAACTGTAGCAAGAAATATAAAAGAAATTTCTCCTGACACTATTATTTTAGTAACTCCACATGGTACTATGTTTAGAGATGCCATATCTATTTCACATGGTACTACTATACATGGTGATTTATCAGATTTTGGTGTGAATAATGTAAGCATGGATTTAGATATTGATTTATCTCTCACTGATAAAATTTATGAATTAGCTGAAAACAAAGAAATTCCCGTATTAAAATCAACATCTTCATTACTAGATAGTTATGATGCTTCTTTTTATTTAGACCACGGAGCAATAGTTCCATTATATTTTATAAATAAATTATACACTGATTATAAAATAGTCCATATAACTTATGCTCCAATAGAAGATGAAAAATTATATGAATTTGGAAAGGTTATAAAAGAAGCAATAGAAAATATGGAAACAAAATCAGTATTTATAGCTAGTGGAGATTTATCTCATAGACTTAAAGATAGTGGTCCTTATGACTATCATCCAGCTGGAGAAAAATTCGATAAAGAAATACTAAATCTTTTAACTAAAGGACAAACTAAAAAAATATTTAATATGGACACAGAAATGATAAAAGATGCAGGAGAATGTGGAATGAGATCAATTCGTATACTTTTAGGTTCTCTTTCTGAGTATAACTACAAAGGAAAACTGTTAAGTTACGAAAATACTTTTGGCGTAGGATATGGAGTGATGAAATTTGACTATAAAAGGCAATAATCCTTATATAAAATTAGCAAGAGAAAATTTAACTAAATATATAGAAAATAGACATATATTAAATATTTTACCTGATTATATAACAAAAGAAATGCAGCAAACTAGAAGAGGAGTATTTGTAACCCTTCATAAAAATGGAAATTTAAGAGGTTGCATTGGTACAATTTCCCCTGTAACTGAGTCCATAGTTGGAGAAATTATAAGAAACTCTATAGAGGCAGGAGTTTATGACCCTAGGTTTCCTGCAGTTACAAAAGATGAATTAAAAGATATACAATTTTCAGTAGATGTACTATCAAAACCAGAAAGAACTAGCAGGGAGAATTTAGATCCTAAAAAATATGGAATAATAATTACAAGTAATGGAAAAAGTGGGGTATTACTTCCTGATTTAGAAGGAGTAGATACAGTGGATGAACAAATTGATATAACACTTAAAAAAGCCCAAATAAGTAAATGTGAAAATTATGAAATAGAAAGATTTACAGTTACAAGATATGAAGAAGAGTAGGTGATATTATCAAAAAAGAAGCTATGTTTTATGAGAAACTAGATGATAAAAAAGTACATTGCTATTTATGCCCACATAATTGTGTAATAGAAAATGAGAATGTAGGTAAATGTAGTGTAAGGTTAAATGAAGATGGTAAGCTTTTTTCTACTAATTATAGAGAAGTTACAGCTATAACAGTTGATCCTATAGAAAAAAAGCCTCTAAAATTCTTTCGAGAAGGATCAAATATATTATCTGTAGGTACATTTGGATGTAATTTAACATGTGCTTTTTGCCAAAATTATTCTATAGCTCAATTTACAGATTATCATGCTCCTAGCCAAAGAATAACAAAAGAAGAATTAGTAGCTTCAGCCCTTCACACTTCTAATAATATAGGTATTGCCTTTACCTATAATGAACCTACAATTTGGTATGAATATGTATATGAAACAGCTAAATTATTAAAAGAAAAGGATAGTACTAAATCTGTAGTAATAGTTACAAATGGATTTATAAATAAAGAGCCCTTAGAAAAATTGCTCCCATATGTAGATGCAATGAATATAGATTTAAAAGGATTTAATAATGAATATTATACTGAAATTTGTGGTGGCAGATTAAATCCAGTACTAG harbors:
- a CDS encoding MutS-related protein, with translation MVEPINIYKRRKAKYSNLLKSTNKTMNIISTIRLLTAAVIIMLGIFLARDLGDLVLWGLFTISLLLFLYLVKIHNDLKNYHRYISSIRDINSNGIERLNWNWKNFKEDGKEFIDMNHRFSYDLDIFGKNSLFQYINRTYTPIGKEKLANILKNPPSNIEVIKSRQEAIEELSKKRWWRQRFAASAIEKEKKGNRDNTDIISWAKHKKDIYTKKSTNIFLKILPLITISLLLGAYVFLAIPKMVALSFVAIQFLMRALNSNNLNKEFDKIYKYGDDIKTYTKMIEKFEKGNFKSKYILDLKNSLRNKDNEDASNQLRKLEKIVERSLNRKNMIFFPINVLLLWDYQCLISLYKWKEQSGDNVEKWINIIGDLEELSSFAGLSFDNRDWVFPNIEKKDSIFNSKSIAHPLLRKGVANSINIEDPSRVILVTGSNMAGKSTFLRTIGINIVLGYCGCKVCAESMNLSIMNLQTCMRISDDLEAGISSFYGELKRINSIVEKSNKDLQVFFLLDEIFKGTNSYDRHIGAKMLLKQLYKNKAIGLVSTHDLELGEMEKETLGNVLNYHFKEYYERGEIHFDYKLRRGVSTTRNAIYLMKMAGVNIE
- the amrS gene encoding AmmeMemoRadiSam system radical SAM enzyme, with the protein product MKKEAMFYEKLDDKKVHCYLCPHNCVIENENVGKCSVRLNEDGKLFSTNYREVTAITVDPIEKKPLKFFREGSNILSVGTFGCNLTCAFCQNYSIAQFTDYHAPSQRITKEELVASALHTSNNIGIAFTYNEPTIWYEYVYETAKLLKEKDSTKSVVIVTNGFINKEPLEKLLPYVDAMNIDLKGFNNEYYTEICGGRLNPVLDSIEIAAKSTHVEITTLLVTGENDNLDEIENLAKFLSNIDKSIPLHITRYFPMYKMDNPPTDLNIMYKAKEIAEKYLDRVVLGNV